Genomic window (Longimicrobiaceae bacterium):
GTGCAGGGCGCGCTCTGCATGTACCCCATCTACGCCTTCGGCTCGGAGGAGCAGAAGCGCGAGTACCTCCCCCGCATGGCCGCCGGGGAGGTGATCGGGTGCTTCGGGCTCACCGAGCCGGACTTCGGCTCCAACCCCGGCGGGATGCTCACCCGGGCCCAGAAGACCGACGACGGCTGGGTGCTCAACGGGGCCAAGATGTGGATCACCAACGGCTCCACCGCCGACATCGCCATCGTCTGGGCCAAGACCGGGGACCTCGAGGACACCAAGTCCATCCGCGGCTTCGTCGTCCCCACCGACACCCCGGGGTTCACCGCCCGCGACCAGAAGGGGAAGCTCTCCCTGCTCGCCTCCGACACCTCGGAGCTGGTGCTGCAGGACGTGCGCGTCCCCGACTCCGCGCTGCTCCCCCAGTCGGGCGGCCTCAAGAGCCCGCTGATGTGCCTGACCCAGGCGCGCTACGGGATCGCCTGGGGCGCCGTGGGCGCGGCCATGGCCTGCTACGACGAGGCGGTGAGCTACGCCAGGAACCGGGTGCAGTTCGCGGGGAAGCCGATCGCGGCCACGCAGATCCAGCAGACCCGCCTGGCGGAGATGCTCACCGAGATCACCAAGGCGCAGCTCCTCTGCTGGCGCCTGGGCAACCTCAAGGACGAGGGCGGCATGCGCCCGGAGCAGGTGTCGCTCGCCAAGCGCAACAACGTCGACATGGCGGCCGAGGTCGCGCGCGAGACCCGGCGCCTCCTGGGCGGCAACGGGATCCTCGTCGAGTACCAGGCCATGCGCCACATGGCGAACCTGGAGTCCGTCTACACCTACGAGGGGACGCACGACGTCCACGGCCTCATCCTGGGCCAGGACATCACCGGGTACGCGGCCTACTAGCCGCCGCGGCGGCGGCCCGCCCGTGCTCCTGCGCGGGCGGGCCTTTTGGGGTGGGGCAGGGGTTGTGTGATGGGGGCTCCGGTGTTACATT
Coding sequences:
- a CDS encoding acyl-CoA dehydrogenase family protein translates to MAKFQGVDYYDIDSLLTEEQRMIRDTVREWVDDNLMPVINDAYIGRYLPKQLIPGMAELGVFGANLPEEYGCAGLDNVSYGLIMQELERGDSGIRSFASVQGALCMYPIYAFGSEEQKREYLPRMAAGEVIGCFGLTEPDFGSNPGGMLTRAQKTDDGWVLNGAKMWITNGSTADIAIVWAKTGDLEDTKSIRGFVVPTDTPGFTARDQKGKLSLLASDTSELVLQDVRVPDSALLPQSGGLKSPLMCLTQARYGIAWGAVGAAMACYDEAVSYARNRVQFAGKPIAATQIQQTRLAEMLTEITKAQLLCWRLGNLKDEGGMRPEQVSLAKRNNVDMAAEVARETRRLLGGNGILVEYQAMRHMANLESVYTYEGTHDVHGLILGQDITGYAAY